In one Janibacter cremeus genomic region, the following are encoded:
- a CDS encoding WhiB family transcriptional regulator has product MKRLRSAQVGNGTDRDVRQRVYGTPVGGVTASPSLASRLDAWGWRIDGACAESADGGAAWFAQDGSLASRAARRACRSCPVQRVCLASALWFGEEYGIWGGTTPVQREAMTARLLRGESLDGLVGWSDDEVRDDTA; this is encoded by the coding sequence ATGAAGCGCCTACGCAGTGCCCAGGTCGGCAACGGCACGGACCGGGACGTGCGACAGCGTGTCTATGGCACGCCGGTTGGCGGGGTGACGGCTTCGCCCTCGCTGGCATCGCGGCTCGATGCATGGGGCTGGCGCATCGACGGGGCGTGCGCAGAGTCTGCGGATGGCGGTGCGGCGTGGTTCGCCCAGGACGGCTCGCTGGCCTCCCGCGCGGCTCGGCGGGCCTGCCGCTCGTGCCCGGTGCAGCGCGTGTGCTTGGCGTCGGCGTTGTGGTTCGGCGAGGAGTACGGCATCTGGGGTGGCACCACCCCGGTACAGCGGGAGGCGATGACGGCGCGGCTGCTTCGTGGGGAGTCCCTCGACGGTCTCGTGGGGTGGAGCGACGACGAGGTTCGCGATGACACGGCCTGA